One genomic window of Aquisalimonas sp. 2447 includes the following:
- a CDS encoding Rrf2 family transcriptional regulator — protein sequence MRLTRHTDYAFRALIYLGLLEKDQLATIGNIATDYGISRNHLMKVIQKLVQSGYVHSVRGKFGGVCLGVAPRDVRLGAVARVTESQERMLDCRDDSCPLSSDCPLQDAMDEAMDAFFKALDRYTLEDMLTQPERLAALVGMDGRGLPARVRRHVAGH from the coding sequence ATGCGACTGACACGACATACCGATTACGCCTTCCGCGCCCTGATCTATCTCGGGTTGCTGGAAAAAGATCAGCTCGCCACCATTGGCAACATTGCCACCGACTACGGCATCTCCAGAAATCATCTCATGAAGGTGATCCAGAAACTCGTCCAGAGTGGTTATGTGCACTCGGTGCGGGGAAAGTTCGGTGGTGTCTGTCTCGGGGTGGCGCCGCGGGATGTACGCCTGGGGGCTGTCGCCCGGGTGACCGAGTCACAGGAGCGCATGCTGGACTGCCGTGACGACAGCTGTCCACTGTCCTCCGACTGTCCACTGCAGGATGCCATGGACGAGGCCATGGACGCCTTCTTTAAGGCGCTGGACCGGTACACCCTGGAGGACATGCTGACGCAGCCGGAGCGCCTGGCGGCGCTGGTTGGCATGGATGGCCGAGGTTTGCCCGCCCGGGTCCGCCGGCATGTGGCTGGGCACTGA
- a CDS encoding alpha/beta fold hydrolase yields the protein MSTTMEQETINGLVVERAGDSGPAILFVHGSSGGSWYWHGFMSYFAERGFRSYAVNLRGHGPNPPLPDLGKLSLRDYVEDVRGVVDALGEVILVGHSMGGAIAQVIAQDMPLKAAVFASSAPVAGVKFQNPPMNLWFALHGIKSIPAMLRKKSIKPGYRVAASSLFNCFEKEQRRELWQKLQPESATVAVEVLRGTVDADLSQVRFPMLCMVGTEDRTTIPAMVKEIAEYHGAAYQELPEHGHMFMIEPGWEACAQVLERWLAEQVTGGTSAVDAGSQGAP from the coding sequence ATGAGCACGACCATGGAACAGGAAACCATCAACGGTCTGGTCGTCGAGCGCGCCGGTGATTCCGGGCCGGCGATTCTGTTCGTCCACGGCTCCAGCGGCGGTTCGTGGTACTGGCACGGGTTCATGAGCTACTTCGCCGAACGGGGTTTCCGGAGTTATGCGGTGAACCTCCGTGGGCATGGTCCGAATCCGCCGCTGCCGGATCTCGGCAAGCTCTCCCTGCGGGATTACGTGGAGGACGTGCGCGGCGTGGTGGATGCCCTGGGGGAGGTGATCCTGGTCGGTCACTCCATGGGCGGCGCCATCGCCCAGGTGATCGCCCAGGACATGCCTCTGAAGGCGGCGGTGTTCGCCTCGTCGGCGCCGGTGGCCGGCGTCAAGTTCCAGAACCCGCCCATGAATCTCTGGTTCGCGTTGCACGGCATCAAGTCCATCCCGGCCATGCTGCGCAAGAAGTCCATCAAACCCGGCTACCGGGTGGCGGCGTCGTCCCTGTTCAACTGTTTCGAGAAGGAGCAACGCCGGGAGCTGTGGCAGAAGCTGCAGCCGGAGTCCGCGACGGTGGCGGTGGAGGTGCTTCGCGGCACCGTCGACGCCGACCTGAGTCAGGTGCGCTTCCCCATGCTCTGCATGGTGGGAACGGAAGACCGCACCACCATCCCTGCCATGGTGAAGGAGATCGCCGAGTATCACGGCGCGGCCTACCAGGAGCTGCCGGAGCACGGCCACATGTTCATGATCGAGCCGGGCTGGGAGGCGTGCGCGCAGGTGCTGGAGCGCTGGCTGGCGGAGCAGGTGACCGGCGGTACGTCCGCCGTCGACGCCGGAAGTCAGGGAGCGCCCTGA
- the msrP gene encoding protein-methionine-sulfoxide reductase catalytic subunit MsrP, which translates to MRAFRYPKPPPSEITPRQLFERRREFLRQSASGLALAAAPALWSTSAWSWTGRLGDAKATEFTTYGDKTPKEAIKTYNNFFEFGTGKDDPHKNAHKLQTDPWSLEISGEVEKSGTFGLEDVLKHQTFEERIYRLRCVEAWSMVIPWVGFPLAELLKRHDPTSRAKYVVFETLHDPEQMPAQRRDILDWPYKEGLRMDEAMHPLTILAVGLYGDVLPNQNGAPIRLVVPWKYGYKSIKSIVRIHLQEERPVSTWEAERPNEYGFYATVNPEVRHPRWHQATERRIGEDGRRRTEKFNGYGEHVAHLYESMDLSEHR; encoded by the coding sequence ATGCGAGCATTTCGCTACCCCAAGCCGCCGCCTTCCGAAATCACGCCCCGGCAGCTCTTCGAACGCCGCCGTGAATTTCTGCGTCAGTCAGCCAGTGGCCTGGCGCTGGCGGCGGCACCAGCGCTCTGGAGCACCAGCGCCTGGTCATGGACCGGTCGCCTCGGGGATGCGAAAGCCACCGAGTTCACCACCTACGGCGACAAAACCCCGAAGGAGGCAATCAAGACCTACAACAATTTCTTCGAATTCGGGACCGGCAAGGACGATCCCCACAAGAACGCACACAAGCTCCAGACGGATCCCTGGTCGCTGGAGATCAGCGGCGAAGTGGAAAAATCAGGGACCTTTGGACTGGAAGACGTTCTCAAGCATCAGACCTTCGAAGAACGCATTTATCGACTGCGCTGTGTCGAGGCCTGGTCCATGGTGATCCCCTGGGTCGGTTTTCCGCTGGCCGAGCTGCTCAAGCGCCATGACCCCACCTCGCGGGCCAAGTACGTGGTTTTCGAGACGCTGCATGATCCCGAGCAGATGCCGGCACAACGCCGCGACATTCTGGACTGGCCCTACAAGGAAGGCCTGCGCATGGATGAAGCCATGCACCCGCTGACCATCCTAGCCGTGGGCCTGTACGGCGACGTGCTTCCCAACCAGAACGGCGCTCCCATACGCCTGGTGGTGCCCTGGAAGTACGGCTACAAGAGTATCAAGTCCATCGTTCGCATCCACTTGCAGGAAGAGCGGCCCGTGTCCACCTGGGAGGCAGAACGGCCCAACGAGTACGGTTTCTACGCCACCGTCAATCCGGAGGTCCGCCACCCCCGCTGGCATCAGGCCACGGAGCGCCGCATCGGCGAGGACGGTCGCCGGCGCACGGAGAAATTCAACGGCTACGGTGAGCACGTGGCCCACCTCTACGAAAGCATGGATCTCAGCGAGCATCGCTGA
- a CDS encoding ferric reductase-like transmembrane domain-containing protein produces the protein MADTETATRRGSGWARVALLLKLLAGIACAAPLAWLHWAWQAGELGFHPAEAVVHFLGRFGLGLLLLTLILGTLAHVFRAPKLLTLHPLLGIASFVYLTLHAVSWAGLDMVWQWEFIAMEMADLRYLQVGLISLVLLIPLSLTSGRGLSQHWGSSLWHWLHRLGYVAVAAGLLHLWIITRADYALPVIYMGGFAAIVGLRLLPPVWNAWRRR, from the coding sequence ATGGCTGATACCGAAACCGCCACCCGACGGGGCTCGGGCTGGGCTCGCGTCGCCCTGCTGCTGAAACTTCTCGCCGGCATTGCCTGTGCAGCACCGCTGGCATGGCTGCACTGGGCCTGGCAGGCCGGCGAGCTGGGCTTTCATCCGGCGGAAGCCGTAGTGCATTTCCTCGGGCGGTTCGGGTTGGGCCTGCTGTTGCTGACGCTGATCCTGGGCACCCTCGCCCACGTTTTCCGTGCACCGAAGCTACTCACGCTGCACCCGCTCCTGGGTATCGCCTCCTTTGTCTACCTGACGCTGCATGCGGTGTCCTGGGCCGGGCTGGATATGGTCTGGCAGTGGGAGTTCATCGCCATGGAGATGGCCGACCTGCGTTACCTTCAGGTGGGTCTTATCAGCCTGGTGCTGCTGATTCCACTGTCGCTGACTTCCGGGCGGGGCCTGAGCCAGCACTGGGGATCCAGCCTGTGGCACTGGCTGCACCGACTTGGCTACGTGGCAGTCGCAGCCGGCCTGCTGCACTTGTGGATCATTACCCGCGCGGACTACGCCCTGCCGGTGATCTACATGGGCGGGTTCGCGGCGATTGTCGGGCTACGGCTGCTGCCGCCGGTATGGAACGCCTGGCGAAGACGATAG
- a CDS encoding TAXI family TRAP transporter solute-binding subunit, with translation MKTSIKPLAASALGLTLAWNATASADDINLPRSIAMTAYGTGSAGYTQMAALGNHLQNNYGSSVRILPGENDVARMTPLKTGRVPLCSCGIASYYGAEGVFMFSGPDWGPQDIRVIATSQANFGLGLAVAGDINVETPADLEGKRIAYIRGDDALNIGTEAFLAFGGLSWDDVERVEFPGYGRSFEGIIGNQADAAFTMTVAPPAQQLAASPRGITWPHLDPDDSDAWGRFQEVAPYFQPHRVTVAAGGHDDDNPWIGASYPYPILVANRDADEDMVRNLLRVLIEDNDQYKDAAPGLAGWSLDNQNMQWVIPFHEAAVEYYKDTGHWTDEMQEHQDMLVQRHRTIRIAWGDYVSEDPPRDEDAFREGWMEARAAALEDIGMDPIFR, from the coding sequence ATGAAGACAAGCATCAAACCACTTGCCGCGAGCGCACTCGGCCTCACCCTGGCATGGAACGCCACTGCCAGCGCCGATGACATCAACCTGCCCCGCAGCATTGCCATGACCGCCTACGGCACCGGCTCCGCCGGCTACACGCAGATGGCCGCCCTGGGCAATCACCTGCAGAACAACTACGGCTCATCCGTGCGCATTCTCCCCGGCGAGAACGACGTTGCTCGCATGACGCCCCTGAAAACCGGCCGCGTGCCGCTTTGCTCCTGCGGGATCGCCAGCTACTACGGCGCCGAAGGGGTCTTCATGTTTTCGGGGCCCGACTGGGGGCCGCAGGACATTCGCGTCATCGCCACATCCCAGGCCAACTTTGGCCTCGGCCTGGCGGTGGCCGGCGACATCAACGTAGAGACTCCGGCGGACCTGGAAGGCAAGCGCATCGCCTACATTCGGGGTGACGATGCCCTGAATATCGGTACCGAGGCGTTCCTCGCCTTCGGCGGGCTGTCCTGGGATGACGTGGAACGGGTGGAGTTCCCCGGCTACGGCCGCTCCTTCGAGGGCATCATCGGCAACCAGGCGGACGCCGCCTTCACCATGACCGTGGCACCGCCGGCACAGCAGCTCGCCGCCAGTCCGCGTGGCATCACCTGGCCGCACCTGGATCCCGACGACAGCGATGCATGGGGGCGTTTCCAGGAAGTGGCGCCCTACTTCCAGCCGCATCGGGTGACGGTTGCCGCTGGCGGCCACGATGACGACAACCCCTGGATCGGAGCCAGCTACCCCTACCCCATCCTGGTGGCCAACCGCGACGCTGACGAGGACATGGTCCGCAATCTGCTACGGGTGTTGATCGAGGACAATGACCAGTACAAGGATGCAGCCCCGGGCCTGGCCGGCTGGTCCCTGGACAACCAGAACATGCAGTGGGTGATCCCGTTCCACGAGGCAGCCGTGGAGTATTACAAGGATACCGGTCACTGGACCGACGAAATGCAGGAACATCAGGACATGTTGGTGCAGCGTCACCGCACCATCCGCATCGCCTGGGGCGATTACGTGTCCGAGGATCCGCCGCGGGACGAGGACGCATTCAGGGAGGGCTGGATGGAGGCCCGCGCAGCCGCGCTGGAAGACATCGGCATGGACCCGATCTTCCGCTGA
- a CDS encoding TRAP transporter permease, producing MSTPSVETRPPDPEQISGIRTLQGFWAWVPRLAALILTLTALDYLLNLGFFTVITRVEPQFFYTVVTLMLPLVYILWPMWPGASRARVPWYDVALFLFALGVCGYFVYNAEQILDRGWEYGAPDHAIFMSFLFWIVILEATRRAGGLTIALIAAAASLYPLVADVMPGPIQGFPASASETAIYHAMSRESVMGIPLQAFANLVIGFLLFGVALQHTGGGKFFINLAFGLLGHVRGGPAKVAIFSSGLMGSMSGSVITNVMTTGVLSIPAMRRVGFSRSYAGGVEACASTGGVLMPPVMGATAFIMATFLNVPYGHIALAAVVPSVLYFLGLFIQIDAYAARNNLRGLPRSELPSLKRTLKEGWYFIFVFVLLIWMLFFLRREAIAPFYATALLIFINQVLPYQRWGWQEVLNFFSSAAKLFAELIAILAGIGLLIGALSMTGLSGTIANDLIYIAGGNILVLLLMGALTSFIMGIGMTVTAAYIFLAVALAPALIQGGGMNPMAVHLFILYWGMLSFITPPVALGAFAAATIAGSNAMQTGLQAMRLGSVIYFIPFLFVLNPALILQGSLQEIALVLTQALFGVLVIASAMQGYLLFVGDLGRYAILQWPIRGMLVIGGMLIAVPGGGPVPLTNLELSLISAALLIPAVSLAWWSNRRAAYA from the coding sequence ATGAGCACTCCGTCAGTGGAAACCCGTCCACCCGATCCAGAGCAGATCTCCGGCATTCGCACACTGCAGGGGTTCTGGGCCTGGGTGCCGCGACTCGCAGCGCTGATCCTCACGCTCACCGCACTGGATTACCTGCTCAACCTCGGCTTTTTCACCGTAATCACACGGGTCGAGCCCCAGTTCTTCTACACCGTGGTCACGCTGATGCTGCCGCTGGTGTACATCCTCTGGCCCATGTGGCCCGGGGCGAGCCGCGCGCGTGTGCCCTGGTACGACGTGGCACTGTTCCTGTTTGCTTTGGGTGTGTGCGGCTATTTCGTCTACAACGCCGAACAGATTCTCGACCGGGGCTGGGAATACGGCGCGCCGGATCACGCCATTTTCATGTCGTTCCTGTTCTGGATCGTGATCCTGGAAGCGACGCGCCGCGCCGGCGGCCTGACCATCGCCCTGATCGCCGCCGCGGCCAGCCTTTACCCGCTGGTCGCCGATGTCATGCCCGGCCCCATCCAGGGATTCCCCGCAAGCGCGTCGGAAACCGCAATCTACCACGCCATGAGCCGCGAGAGCGTCATGGGCATCCCGCTGCAGGCGTTCGCCAACCTGGTGATCGGCTTTCTGCTTTTCGGCGTCGCCCTGCAACACACCGGCGGCGGCAAGTTCTTCATTAACCTGGCCTTCGGCCTGCTGGGGCACGTGCGCGGCGGCCCGGCCAAGGTCGCCATCTTCTCCAGCGGCCTCATGGGCTCCATGAGCGGCAGCGTCATCACCAACGTGATGACCACCGGGGTCCTGTCGATCCCGGCCATGCGCCGGGTCGGGTTCAGTCGCTCCTACGCCGGCGGTGTCGAGGCGTGCGCCTCCACCGGCGGCGTGTTGATGCCGCCGGTCATGGGCGCCACCGCATTCATCATGGCCACCTTCCTGAACGTGCCCTACGGCCACATTGCGCTGGCGGCGGTGGTGCCCTCGGTACTGTACTTCCTGGGGCTGTTCATCCAGATCGACGCCTACGCCGCCCGTAACAACCTCAGGGGCCTGCCGCGCTCGGAATTGCCGTCGCTGAAACGCACCCTCAAGGAGGGCTGGTACTTCATTTTCGTGTTCGTGCTGCTGATCTGGATGCTGTTTTTCCTCCGGCGTGAGGCCATCGCTCCCTTCTACGCCACAGCATTGCTGATTTTCATCAATCAGGTGCTCCCCTACCAGCGCTGGGGCTGGCAGGAGGTGCTCAACTTCTTCTCCTCGGCGGCCAAGCTGTTCGCCGAGCTCATCGCCATTCTCGCCGGCATCGGCCTGCTGATCGGCGCGCTGTCCATGACCGGGCTGTCCGGCACCATCGCCAACGACCTGATCTACATTGCGGGCGGCAACATCCTGGTGCTGTTGCTCATGGGCGCGCTGACCAGTTTCATCATGGGCATCGGCATGACGGTCACGGCGGCCTACATCTTCCTGGCGGTGGCGCTGGCGCCGGCGCTGATCCAGGGCGGCGGCATGAACCCCATGGCGGTGCACCTTTTCATCCTCTACTGGGGCATGCTGAGCTTCATTACGCCACCGGTGGCGCTGGGCGCCTTCGCCGCAGCCACCATCGCCGGCTCCAACGCCATGCAGACCGGCCTGCAGGCCATGCGGCTCGGCAGCGTGATCTACTTCATCCCGTTCCTGTTCGTGCTCAACCCGGCGCTGATCCTCCAGGGCTCACTCCAGGAAATTGCGCTGGTACTCACCCAGGCGCTGTTCGGCGTGCTGGTCATCGCCAGCGCCATGCAGGGCTACCTGTTGTTCGTGGGTGATCTCGGGCGCTATGCGATCCTGCAGTGGCCCATCCGAGGGATGCTCGTGATCGGCGGCATGCTCATCGCCGTGCCTGGCGGCGGGCCAGTGCCACTCACCAACCTGGAACTGTCGCTGATCAGCGCCGCGCTGCTCATCCCGGCGGTGAGCCTGGCGTGGTGGAGCAACCGCCGCGCGGCCTATGCGTAG
- a CDS encoding alpha/beta fold hydrolase, whose product MRELNRKSRYPALAAILAASGLLVACQTAPGPERSFEVTDMETPRVEPGEATESFWKERVVYPFPVEYATVADDRGMEYEFAYMDEYRGDEPGNAPVLVLVHGKGASAGGFSLLMRDALEAGMRVIAFDLPHYGKSIHGNLDPETYTRTLQDTREAGRELLTEHLGVDSAVFMGHSMGGQWAAGYALEWPGDVDKLILKAPAGLEEYPRNLSLPGGELPWMDPAYKRDFQQWQSVWEPLGRLEQERAQTEQQIRDFYYFQERDPETGETRRADVGFFLQDSDDARFLTETRVGMIDGPEDEYEAWIIAFVRDIYTMGIEVNREADDSLVKRLSELDMPVFLALGEQDPLIPTTAASGNEDMRWDVVRPAHERLSEQGPEPVVKFYDEAAHFIHVDMPEAFNDDVIRFVYGNRISGTEDPANYREPAVQLPDDVEAFLERDRDAVLSGDMDAIMALYHPDYLDQGRDRSDQRQMLSQVVPALSRYEVHLTGFERDGDEAVIEGVVRTNFGSQALPDGARIIREDGDWLWYGNQR is encoded by the coding sequence ATGCGCGAACTGAACCGAAAATCCCGTTATCCCGCGCTCGCCGCCATTCTTGCCGCGTCGGGCCTGCTGGTCGCCTGCCAGACCGCGCCGGGTCCCGAGCGCAGCTTCGAGGTCACCGACATGGAGACACCCCGGGTTGAGCCCGGGGAGGCGACCGAGAGCTTCTGGAAGGAGCGGGTGGTGTATCCCTTCCCGGTGGAGTACGCCACCGTGGCGGACGACCGGGGAATGGAATACGAGTTCGCCTACATGGACGAGTACCGGGGTGACGAGCCGGGCAACGCGCCGGTGCTGGTGCTGGTCCACGGCAAGGGGGCCAGTGCCGGCGGCTTCTCGTTGCTGATGCGTGACGCCCTGGAAGCCGGCATGCGGGTCATCGCCTTCGACCTGCCACATTACGGCAAGTCCATCCACGGCAATCTGGACCCGGAGACGTATACGCGGACCCTGCAGGACACCCGCGAAGCCGGTCGTGAGCTGCTCACGGAGCACCTTGGCGTGGATTCTGCCGTGTTCATGGGCCATTCCATGGGCGGTCAGTGGGCGGCGGGCTACGCTCTGGAATGGCCGGGCGACGTGGACAAGCTGATCCTGAAGGCCCCCGCCGGGCTGGAGGAGTATCCCCGCAACCTCAGTCTGCCCGGTGGTGAACTGCCGTGGATGGACCCGGCGTACAAGCGCGACTTCCAGCAGTGGCAATCCGTCTGGGAACCTCTCGGCCGGCTGGAGCAGGAGCGGGCGCAGACCGAGCAGCAGATCCGTGATTTCTACTACTTCCAGGAGCGTGATCCGGAGACCGGTGAGACGCGCCGTGCGGATGTCGGGTTCTTTCTGCAGGACAGCGATGATGCCCGGTTTCTTACCGAAACCCGGGTGGGCATGATCGACGGCCCCGAGGACGAGTACGAGGCCTGGATCATCGCCTTCGTGCGGGACATCTACACCATGGGCATCGAGGTCAATCGGGAAGCCGATGACAGTCTGGTGAAGCGGCTCAGTGAACTCGACATGCCGGTCTTCCTCGCACTGGGCGAGCAGGATCCGCTGATACCCACGACTGCTGCCAGCGGCAATGAGGATATGCGCTGGGACGTCGTGCGCCCGGCCCATGAGCGTCTGTCCGAGCAGGGTCCGGAACCGGTGGTGAAGTTCTATGACGAGGCCGCCCACTTCATTCACGTGGACATGCCCGAGGCCTTCAACGACGACGTGATCCGCTTCGTCTACGGTAACCGGATCAGCGGCACCGAAGACCCGGCCAACTATCGGGAACCGGCGGTTCAGCTCCCGGACGACGTGGAGGCGTTTCTCGAGCGTGACCGGGACGCCGTGCTTAGCGGTGACATGGATGCCATCATGGCCCTCTACCATCCGGATTATCTGGATCAGGGACGTGACCGTTCCGACCAGCGCCAGATGCTGTCCCAGGTGGTACCGGCCCTGAGCCGGTACGAGGTCCATCTCACCGGGTTCGAGCGCGATGGTGACGAAGCTGTCATCGAGGGCGTGGTGCGTACGAACTTCGGCAGCCAGGCGCTTCCCGATGGCGCCAGAATTATCCGGGAAGACGGCGACTGGTTGTGGTACGGCAACCAGCGGTGA
- a CDS encoding histone deacetylase family protein gives MKAFFEPMQDGHIPRSYLSRGQMRTPLEIPERTGYILKGLEAVGVPVERPVDHGMRGINRIHDLGYLRFLEDAHRRWTAGPDDWGDEVMSNVFVRSPNPLRGILAESARYQADGSCPIGEKTWEAAYWSAQTALSAADELLQGAPSAYAVCRPPGHHARRDAAGGFCYLNNAAIAAAALQQEFPRIAILDPDMHHGQGIQEIFYHRDDVLYISIHGDSTNFYPVVTGHEDERGEGAGYGYNINLPIPHGSPESAFFERLETAMHAVKVFEPDALIVTLGFDIYEADPQAKVAVSHQGFHRLGQAVAGAGVPLLVVQEGGYHLESLTENTRQFFSGVQG, from the coding sequence GTGAAAGCGTTTTTCGAGCCGATGCAGGACGGGCACATTCCGCGCAGCTATCTCTCCCGCGGGCAGATGCGCACGCCCCTGGAGATCCCCGAGCGCACTGGGTACATCCTCAAGGGGCTGGAAGCCGTCGGTGTCCCGGTGGAGCGCCCGGTGGATCACGGCATGCGCGGCATTAACCGCATCCATGACCTGGGCTATCTGCGCTTTCTCGAGGACGCCCATCGGCGCTGGACCGCCGGGCCGGATGACTGGGGCGACGAGGTGATGTCCAATGTCTTCGTGCGCTCGCCGAATCCCCTGCGCGGCATTCTGGCCGAGTCCGCCCGCTACCAGGCCGACGGCAGTTGCCCCATCGGCGAGAAGACCTGGGAGGCTGCGTACTGGTCAGCTCAGACGGCACTCTCTGCCGCCGACGAACTGCTACAGGGGGCGCCGTCTGCGTACGCTGTCTGCCGCCCGCCGGGGCACCATGCCCGCCGGGATGCCGCTGGCGGCTTCTGTTATCTCAACAACGCCGCCATTGCCGCAGCGGCGTTACAGCAGGAGTTTCCCCGCATTGCCATTCTGGACCCGGATATGCACCACGGGCAGGGCATCCAGGAGATCTTCTACCACCGGGATGATGTGCTCTACATCTCCATCCACGGCGATTCCACCAACTTCTACCCCGTGGTCACGGGCCACGAGGACGAGCGCGGCGAAGGCGCCGGTTACGGCTACAACATCAATCTGCCCATTCCCCATGGCTCACCGGAGTCGGCATTCTTCGAGCGGCTGGAGACGGCAATGCACGCAGTGAAGGTGTTCGAGCCGGATGCGCTGATTGTCACCCTGGGTTTTGATATCTACGAAGCGGACCCGCAGGCCAAGGTGGCGGTGTCCCACCAGGGATTCCATCGCCTGGGCCAGGCGGTGGCCGGTGCCGGCGTGCCGCTGCTGGTGGTGCAGGAGGGCGGCTATCACCTGGAGAGTCTCACCGAGAACACCAGGCAGTTCTTCTCCGGCGTGCAAGGGTGA
- a CDS encoding cytochrome-c peroxidase: MRSIRHTGFLASALVLAGTTTLGMAGQAIADDGYGEYRDRFEPLPALPPIPADNSLTKEKIELGKMLFFEPRISSSGVISCATCHNPALGWADRIPQSVGHEGQVGDRNTPTVLNSGFLDSQFWDGREPDLEGQALGPIEADVEMAMDLDEALERLDGFDEYHETFGNAFPDDDDPINADNVAHALASFQRTLNTPNSPFDRYLRGDMQAMTDQQKRGMAAFVDNGCIACHRGPALTDGGFHRFELPEGPTDEGRFIVTGEERDKFRFRTPGLRNVAVTYPYFHNGQVDNLHDATQLMAEQMLGSELDDDTVDDIVAFMHALTGEMPDVSFPALP; encoded by the coding sequence ATGCGCTCGATAAGACATACAGGGTTCCTGGCCAGCGCGCTGGTCCTCGCGGGTACAACCACACTGGGCATGGCTGGGCAGGCCATCGCTGACGATGGCTACGGCGAGTACCGGGACAGGTTCGAACCGCTTCCGGCGTTGCCGCCCATCCCGGCGGACAACTCGCTGACCAAGGAGAAGATCGAGCTCGGCAAGATGCTGTTCTTCGAACCGCGAATCTCCTCCAGCGGCGTGATCAGCTGCGCCACCTGCCATAACCCGGCTCTCGGCTGGGCAGACCGGATACCGCAGTCCGTGGGCCACGAGGGGCAGGTGGGTGACCGCAACACGCCGACGGTTCTGAACTCCGGCTTCCTGGATTCGCAGTTCTGGGACGGCCGCGAGCCGGATCTGGAAGGTCAGGCGCTCGGTCCCATCGAGGCGGACGTGGAGATGGCCATGGATCTGGACGAAGCGCTGGAGCGTCTGGACGGTTTCGACGAGTATCATGAAACCTTCGGGAATGCCTTCCCGGATGATGATGATCCCATCAACGCCGATAACGTCGCGCACGCCCTCGCCAGCTTCCAGCGGACCCTGAACACGCCGAACTCACCCTTCGATCGCTACCTGCGTGGTGACATGCAGGCCATGACGGACCAGCAGAAGCGGGGCATGGCCGCGTTCGTGGACAATGGCTGCATCGCCTGCCACCGGGGTCCGGCGCTCACCGATGGTGGCTTCCACCGCTTCGAGTTGCCGGAAGGGCCGACGGACGAGGGGCGCTTCATCGTCACGGGAGAGGAGCGGGACAAGTTCCGCTTCCGCACACCGGGCCTGCGTAACGTGGCTGTGACCTACCCGTACTTCCACAACGGCCAGGTGGACAACCTCCACGATGCTACCCAGCTCATGGCCGAGCAGATGCTTGGCAGCGAACTGGATGACGACACCGTGGATGACATCGTCGCGTTCATGCACGCCCTCACCGGCGAAATGCCCGACGTCAGCTTCCCGGCCCTGCCGTGA